Proteins co-encoded in one Christiangramia fulva genomic window:
- a CDS encoding alpha/beta hydrolase, with the protein MSSEKSVSYQIKNTYSTLNEFTPKTKQVWLVFHGIGYLSRYFLKYFKHLDKIENYIIAPQAQSKYYLNGEYKHVGASWLTRENLEEGIENMLNYLDAVYEAENLSEVENLNIFGYSQGVSVATRFVARRKIQCKNLIMHSGKVPEELKTEDFAFLKNTRFRFIYGLKDEYLKSGIVKVEEERLQKLFPKDLEILTFQGGHEVNTEMISKFA; encoded by the coding sequence ATGAGCAGCGAAAAAAGCGTTTCTTACCAGATTAAGAATACTTATTCCACCTTAAATGAATTTACTCCAAAAACTAAACAGGTCTGGCTGGTTTTCCACGGAATTGGCTATTTAAGTCGGTATTTCCTGAAATACTTCAAGCACCTCGATAAAATTGAAAATTATATCATCGCTCCCCAGGCCCAGTCTAAATATTATTTGAATGGCGAATATAAACATGTAGGCGCCTCCTGGCTTACCCGGGAAAATCTGGAAGAAGGCATTGAAAATATGCTGAATTATCTCGATGCCGTTTATGAAGCCGAGAATTTATCTGAAGTTGAAAATCTGAATATTTTCGGCTATTCCCAGGGAGTTTCGGTAGCTACAAGATTTGTCGCAAGACGAAAAATTCAATGTAAAAATTTGATCATGCACTCCGGAAAAGTCCCGGAAGAGCTGAAAACCGAAGATTTTGCTTTCCTGAAAAATACCAGGTTCAGATTTATCTATGGTCTAAAAGATGAGTATTTGAAATCAGGTATTGTAAAAGTAGAAGAAGAACGGCTGCAAAAATTATTTCCAAAAGACCTGGAAATTCTGACTTTCCAAGGTGGTCATGAAGTAAATACTGAAATGATCTCAAAATTTGCTTAA
- a CDS encoding chorismate-binding protein, protein MEEAKFFSKLRDHIKSKNAFVVYRFPNEENQRVHALLQNNFQSFTCSDFSESGFVFAPFSDKEKIYLIPSTEAEKIEFQHYPESKVDEDQAEVIFQEGNFPQREKDQKDHENLVQKAVDTIKNGHLKKVVLSRKETVQVHDPDPVRIYKNLLDKYSSAFAYLWFHPETGFWLGATPETLLKTERNRFKTMALAGTQLFRNQSVVKWEQKEIEEQKLVTDYILETLADNGIERIEKSDPYTLKAGNLLHICTDITGTFQKNENGIAPLINSLHPTPAVCGLPKEKAKEFILENEGYNRKFYTGFLGELNLKTQVQRSSRSRNQENQQFSAIFESTRLFVNLRCLELKGGDASLFVGGGITKDSIATSEWMETVNKAQTMKAILVK, encoded by the coding sequence ATGGAGGAAGCAAAGTTTTTTTCTAAGCTCAGAGATCATATTAAAAGTAAAAATGCTTTTGTGGTTTACCGGTTTCCAAATGAGGAAAATCAAAGGGTCCATGCTCTACTTCAAAATAATTTCCAAAGTTTTACCTGTTCAGATTTCTCGGAAAGCGGATTTGTTTTTGCTCCTTTTTCAGATAAAGAAAAAATATATTTGATCCCTTCGACGGAAGCTGAAAAAATTGAATTTCAACATTATCCAGAAAGTAAAGTAGACGAAGATCAGGCCGAAGTAATCTTCCAGGAAGGGAATTTTCCGCAAAGGGAAAAAGATCAGAAAGATCATGAAAACCTCGTGCAGAAAGCTGTTGATACTATCAAAAATGGCCATTTAAAGAAGGTGGTTTTGTCACGAAAGGAAACGGTGCAGGTTCATGATCCAGATCCAGTTAGGATCTATAAGAATCTTCTCGACAAGTATTCATCTGCTTTTGCCTATTTGTGGTTCCATCCAGAAACGGGTTTCTGGCTGGGAGCAACTCCTGAAACACTACTGAAAACCGAGCGTAACCGATTTAAAACTATGGCTCTTGCTGGAACGCAGCTATTCAGGAATCAGTCGGTGGTTAAATGGGAGCAGAAAGAAATTGAAGAGCAAAAACTTGTGACTGATTATATTCTGGAAACCCTGGCAGATAATGGCATTGAACGTATCGAAAAATCTGATCCCTATACTTTGAAAGCCGGAAACCTGCTTCATATTTGTACCGATATCACCGGCACTTTTCAGAAAAATGAAAACGGAATTGCTCCGCTAATCAATTCTCTTCATCCAACCCCAGCGGTATGTGGTCTTCCAAAAGAGAAAGCCAAAGAATTCATCCTTGAAAATGAAGGATACAACCGCAAATTTTATACTGGTTTTCTGGGTGAACTCAACCTGAAAACACAGGTACAGCGCAGCAGCCGAAGTAGAAACCAGGAAAATCAGCAATTTTCAGCAATTTTTGAATCAACACGTTTGTTTGTAAATCTTAGATGTCTGGAGTTAAAAGGAGGTGATGCCAGCCTCTTTGTTGGCGGCGGAATCACAAAAGATTCCATCGCGACCAGCGAATGGATGGAGACGGTAAACAAGGCCCAGACCATGAAGGCCATACTTGTTAAATAA
- a CDS encoding PaaI family thioesterase produces the protein MTKQEIISLAKKACKNTLMETLEIEFVDAGEDYMIAKMPVTPRVHQPDGVLHGGASVALAESVGSMASYVFLNTEDFFIRGIEISANHLKSVKEGYVFARASFIHKGRTTQLWEIRITDEAENLISLVKLTTISLPKERK, from the coding sequence ATGACGAAACAGGAAATTATATCACTTGCCAAAAAAGCCTGTAAAAATACACTTATGGAAACCCTCGAAATTGAGTTTGTAGATGCCGGGGAAGATTATATGATCGCCAAAATGCCGGTGACGCCCAGAGTCCATCAGCCGGATGGAGTTCTTCATGGCGGCGCCAGTGTGGCTTTGGCTGAAAGCGTGGGAAGCATGGCAAGCTATGTTTTTTTGAATACGGAGGATTTTTTTATTCGGGGGATAGAAATTTCAGCAAATCATCTTAAATCTGTTAAAGAAGGTTACGTTTTTGCCAGGGCCTCTTTTATTCATAAAGGCCGCACGACACAGCTATGGGAAATCAGGATCACCGATGAAGCTGAAAACCTAATTTCTCTGGTAAAATTAACGACCATTTCCCTTCCAAAAGAAAGAAAATAA
- the menD gene encoding 2-succinyl-5-enolpyruvyl-6-hydroxy-3-cyclohexene-1-carboxylic-acid synthase, with translation MKYSKIPVARSIVALCVAKDIKHVVISPGSRNAPLTIGFTHHSNIKAYSIVDERCAAFFALGMAQQLKKPVAVVCTSGSALLNYYPAISEAFYSDIPLVVISADRPVERIDIGDGQTIRQKNVFENHILYSANLYSELVLEAETKDEKLKQKQFEAQKHNEREINLALNKAIEEKGPVHINVPFYEPLYDTVEDVNAQPLQIFPEIKERFYTAKQLDPYVKVWNSARRKMVIVGVEQPNAVEQEFLDKLAKDPSVIVFTETTSNLHQDEFFTRIDTLIGPIEKDMNRDDLFLKLQPDILLTFGGMIVSKKIKAFLRNFNPKNHWHIDPKKAYNTFFCLNKHFETEVNSFFSEFFPLTEDIESDYAAFWKDVRKKRQKRHEEYMAEIEYSDLKAMQLIVPEVPEGNIIHFGNSSTIRYAQLFQWDKSLKIYCNRGTSGIDGSVSTAVGAAVSLGEPVLLVTGDLSFFYDSNALWNNYIPPNLRIIVLNNRGGGIFRILPGNKNSENFDTFFETVHNLKARPLCEMYDFEYRSADSEDTLKNALNGFFEKSEKPRLLEIFTPRKTNDEVLLEYFNFMKS, from the coding sequence GTGAAGTACTCCAAAATACCAGTGGCACGTTCTATCGTAGCCTTATGTGTTGCAAAAGATATCAAACATGTTGTTATTTCTCCAGGCTCGCGAAATGCGCCACTTACCATAGGTTTTACACATCATTCCAATATAAAAGCTTACAGTATCGTAGATGAACGCTGTGCGGCTTTTTTTGCCCTTGGAATGGCGCAGCAACTTAAAAAACCGGTCGCCGTTGTTTGCACCTCGGGATCAGCGTTGCTGAATTATTACCCGGCGATTTCTGAAGCATTTTACAGCGATATTCCGCTGGTGGTGATTTCGGCAGACAGGCCTGTGGAAAGGATAGATATCGGCGACGGACAAACAATTCGTCAGAAAAACGTTTTTGAGAACCATATTCTCTATTCGGCTAATTTATATTCTGAACTTGTGCTGGAAGCCGAAACTAAAGACGAAAAACTTAAGCAGAAGCAATTCGAAGCTCAAAAGCATAACGAAAGGGAAATTAATCTGGCCCTGAACAAAGCGATAGAAGAGAAGGGGCCGGTGCATATAAATGTGCCTTTTTATGAGCCTTTATATGATACCGTTGAAGATGTAAATGCACAGCCTTTGCAGATTTTCCCTGAAATCAAAGAGAGGTTTTACACGGCGAAACAGCTGGATCCTTACGTGAAAGTATGGAATAGCGCGCGACGAAAAATGGTGATTGTAGGTGTCGAACAGCCTAATGCCGTAGAACAGGAATTTCTGGATAAGCTGGCCAAAGACCCGAGCGTGATCGTTTTTACTGAAACAACGTCTAATCTGCACCAGGATGAATTTTTTACAAGAATTGATACGCTGATCGGTCCTATTGAGAAGGACATGAACCGGGATGATCTCTTTTTAAAACTTCAGCCAGATATCCTGCTCACCTTTGGAGGAATGATTGTTTCTAAAAAGATCAAGGCTTTTCTCCGCAATTTCAATCCTAAAAATCACTGGCATATCGATCCGAAGAAAGCTTATAATACCTTCTTCTGCCTGAATAAACATTTTGAGACTGAAGTGAATTCCTTTTTCAGTGAATTCTTTCCGTTAACTGAAGATATTGAAAGCGATTACGCCGCATTCTGGAAAGATGTGCGCAAAAAACGGCAAAAGCGGCATGAAGAATATATGGCTGAAATTGAATATTCAGATCTAAAGGCGATGCAGCTCATAGTTCCTGAAGTTCCTGAGGGGAATATTATTCATTTCGGCAACAGTTCCACCATCAGGTACGCGCAACTTTTCCAGTGGGATAAAAGTTTGAAAATATATTGTAACCGCGGAACCAGCGGTATTGATGGCAGTGTTTCAACAGCTGTGGGTGCAGCGGTGAGTCTGGGGGAACCTGTACTTTTGGTCACCGGTGATCTTAGCTTTTTTTATGACAGTAATGCCCTGTGGAATAATTACATTCCTCCAAACTTAAGGATCATCGTGTTGAATAACCGCGGAGGCGGGATATTCAGGATTTTGCCCGGAAATAAGAATTCTGAAAATTTTGATACTTTCTTTGAAACGGTACATAATCTGAAAGCCAGGCCACTTTGTGAGATGTATGATTTTGAATATAGAAGCGCCGATTCTGAAGATACTTTGAAAAATGCTCTAAATGGATTTTTTGAAAAATCTGAAAAACCGCGT